One genomic segment of Gopherus flavomarginatus isolate rGopFla2 chromosome 11, rGopFla2.mat.asm, whole genome shotgun sequence includes these proteins:
- the LOC127031879 gene encoding olfactory receptor 49-like — MENRTAVVEFILLGFTNDRRLQLLIFVVLLVAYLFTIAGNILIITITLVDQRLQTPMYYFLQNFSLLEISFTSVIIPKALANMALGSQTISLTGCFAQSFLYFILGTTEFLLLAAMSFDRYVAICNPLRYTAIMSGQVCTILALGSWIGGILIIIAPTIVLFQLPFCGPNVINHFFCDSTPLIKLACADTWLIECIGFITALLSLLGTLAITLVSYIKIISTVMHVPSGHGRQKTFSTCTSHIIVVSITYGSCIFMYVKPMWSGGLDLSKTVAVLNTVVSPLLNPFIYSLRNRQVQEAVRKAIGQKNYSAS; from the exons ATGGAGAACCGAACTGCGGTGGTGGAGTTCATCCTCTTGGGTTTCACCAATGACCGCCGCCTACAGCTCCTGATTTTTGTGGTGCTCCTAGTTGCTTATCTCTTTACCATCGCGGGCAACATTCTTATCATCACTATCACTCTGGTGGACCAGCGTCTGCAGACCCCCATGTACTACTTCCTCCAGAACTTCTCCCTCCTAGAAATCAGCTTCACCTCTGTTATCATCCCAAAAGCATTGGCCAACATGGCATTAGGCAGTCAAACCATTTCTTTAACTGGGTGTTTTGCTCAATCCTTTCTCTATTTTATCCTGGGTACCACTGAGTTCCTTCTGTTAGCAGCCATGTCCTTTGATAGATACGTGGCCATCTGCAATCCTCTACGATACACAGCCATCATGAGTGGTCAAGTCTGCACTATCTTGGCATTGGGCTCTTGGATTGGAGGAATACTGATTATTATTGCTCCGACGATTGTACTGTTCCAGTTGCCTTTCTGTGGCCCGAATGTGattaaccatttcttctgtgacagcACACCATTGATTAAGCTTGCCTGTGCAGACACATGGCTCATAGAGTGCATAGGCTTCATCACAGCTCTGCTTTCACTCCTGGGGACTCTAGCAATCACCCTTGTGTCCTACATCAAGATCATCTCCACCGTGATGCACGTCCCATCTGGCCATGGGAGGCAGAAAACTttctccacctgcacctctcacATCATCGTGGTCTCCATCACCTACGGGAGTTGCATCTTCATGTATGTCAAACCTATGTGGAGTGGCGGGCTGGACCTCAGCAAGACTGTGGCTGTTCTCAACACGGTGGTGTCTCCTCTGCTCAACCCCTTCAtatacagcctgaggaacaggcAAGTTCAGGAGGCAGTGAGGAAGGCCATTGGCCAGA aaaactactcagccagt